Proteins from a genomic interval of Trifolium pratense cultivar HEN17-A07 linkage group LG6, ARS_RC_1.1, whole genome shotgun sequence:
- the LOC123888625 gene encoding UDP-glycosyltransferase 83A1-like: MSILPHFLVIPFPILGHVNPLMQFSQVLANYGCKITFVHTEFNHNRSKTGGPRQENIKLVTLPDGLEPEDDRSDLKKIMSSMKSTMPNKLPKLIEDINALDGNNNKINCIIGTFNMGWALEVGHKLGIKGALLCPASATSLACAVGIPKLIEDEIVDSEGNPTKKQEIQISPNIPIIDTTTFPWHGLGKFLFEHIVQEIQTIINFGEWWICNTTYDLEPGVFSISQKFLPIGPLMSNDNNKSSIWQEDTTCLDWLDKQPPQSVIYVSFGSLVVMDQNQFNELALGLDLLDKTFLWVVRPSNDNKVNYTYPNDFHGNKGKIVSWAPQRKILNHPSIACFISHCGWNSTIEGVHAGVPFLCWPFISDQFLNKSYICDVWEIGLELEKDDNGFISRHEVRKKVDQVLSDDDIKTKCLKMKKITINNIEEGGQSSHNLKKFISWANY; the protein is encoded by the exons ATGAGTATATTACCTCATTTTCTTGTTATACCATTTCCAATTCTAGGACATGTGAACCCCCTTATGCAATTCTCTCAAGTTCTAGCCAACTATGGATGCAAGATCACTTTTGTACATACCGAATTTAACCATAATCGATCGAAAACCGGTGGTCCTCggcaagaaaatataaaattggtGACACTCCCAGATGGTTTGGAACCTGAAGATGATAGAAGTGatttaaagaaaattatgtCATCAATGAAAAGCACCATGCCTAATAAGCTTCCAAAGCTTATAGAAGATATTAATGCTTTGGATGGTAACAATAATAAGATTAATTGTATTATTGGTACATTTAATATGGGTTGGGCCTTAGAAGTGGGTCACAAATTGGGAATCAAAGGAGCTCTACTTTGTCCAGCTTCTGCCACCAGTTTGGCATGTGCTGTTGGCATACCTAAACTCATTGAGGATGAGATTGTTGATTCTGaag GAAATCCCaccaaaaaacaagaaattcaAATCTCCCCTAATATACCTATAATTGACACAACAACCTTCCCATGGCATGGCCTTGGTAAGTTCTTATTTGAACATATTGTGCAAGAGATACAAACTATAATTAATTTTGGAGAATGGTGGATTTGCAACACTACTTATGATCTTGAGCCAGGTGTATTTTCCATATCACAAAAATTCCTACCAATTGGTCCATTGATGTCAAATGACAACAACAAAAGTTCAATTTGGCAAGAAGACACAACTTGCTTAGATTGGTTAGATAAACAACCACCTCAATCAGTCATATATGTTTCTTTTGGTAGTTTGGTTGTAATGgaccaaaatcaatttaatgAACTAGCTTTAGGACTTGATCTCCTAGACAAGACTTTTCTTTGGGTTGTACGTCCTAGTAATGACAATAAGGTAAACTATACATACCCTAATGATTTTCATGgaaataaaggtaaaattgtTAGTTGGGCACcacaaagaaaaatattgaaCCATCCATCTATTGCTTGCTTTATAAGTCATTGTGGTTGGAACTCTACTATAGAAGGTGTACATGCTGGTGTACCTTTTTTGTGTTGGCCATTTATTTCTGACCAATTTCTCAATAAGTCTTATATTTGTGATGTGTGGGAGATTGGACTTGAATTAGAGAAGGATGATAATGGATTTATATCAAGACATGAGGTAAGGAAGAAGGTGGATCAAGTACTTAGTGATGATGACATAAAGACAAAGTgtttgaaaatgaagaaaattacAATTAATAATATAGAAGAAGGTGGTCAGTCATCACATAATCTCAAGAAGTTCATTAGTTGGGcgaattattaa
- the LOC123888627 gene encoding UDP-glycosyltransferase 83A1-like: MGIPHFLVIPYPIQGHLNPLMQLSHLLSKHGCKITFLNTEYSHKKTNKNEQNQQTINFVTLPDGLEPEDDRSDHKKAIFSIIKTMPSLLPKLIEDVNNLDVENKISCIVVTFNMGWALEVGHKLGIKGVLLWTASAITLAYCYSIPKLIDDGIIDSAGIPTKEQEIQLSPNMPKIDTANFPWRAHDQILFDHILQETQTMKLGHWWLCNTTYNLEHATFSISPKFLPIGPLMSNDHSNKSSFWQEDTTCLDWLDQHPPQSVIYVSFGSLAVMDQNQFKELALGLDLLNKPFLWIVRPSNDNKVNYAYPEEFHGTKGKIVGWAPQEKILNHPSIACFISHCGWNSTIEGLYGGVPFLCWPFAGDQFVNKSYICDVWKVGLELDKDENGLITKGELRKKVDQLLGDEEIKERSLKLKELTLENIVEGGQSSNNLKNFINWAK, translated from the exons ATGGGTATCCCACACTTTCTTGTCATTCCATACCCAATCCAAGGTCATCTAAATCCTCTTATGCAATTATCTCATCTTTTATCCAAACATGGTTGCAAGATTACTTTCCTCAACACAGAGTATAGCCacaaaaaaaccaacaaaaatgaacaaaatcaacaaacaataaaCTTTGTCACACTTCCAGATGGTTTGGAACCTGAAGATGATAGAAGTGATCATAAAaaagctattttttcaattataaaaacCATGCCATCTTTACTCCCTAAGCTAATAGAAGATGTCAATAATTTGGATGTTGAGAATAAGATATCTTGTATTGTTGTTACTTTCAATATGGGATGGGCTTTGGAAGTTGGACACAAACTTGGAATTAAGGGTGTTCTTCTTTGGACTGCTTCAGCCATTACTTTGGCATATTGTTACAGCATCCCTAAACTCATTGATGATGGAATTATTGATTCAGCAg GAATTCCAACCAAAGAACAAGAAATTCAACTGTCTCCAAATATGCCTAAGATAGACACTGCAAACTTTCCATGGCGAGCTCATGACCAGATCCTATTTGATCATATTTTACAGGAGACACAAACCATGAAGTTAGGACATTGGTGGCTTTGTAACACAACTTATAATCTTGAGCATGCAACATTTTCCATATCACCAAAGTTCCTACCAATTGGCCCATTGATGTCAAATGATCATAGTAACAAAAGTTCATTTTGGCAAGAAGACACAACATGTTTAGATTGGCTAGATCAACATCCACCTCAATCGGTTATATATGTTTCTTTTGGTAGTTTGGCAGTAATGGATCAAAACCAATTTAAAGAACTCGCTTTAGGACTCGATCTTCTTAACAAGCCATTTCTTTGGATTGTTCGTCCGAGTAACGATAACAAGGTAAACTATGCATACCCTGAAGAATTCCACGGAACTAAAGGCAAGATTGTTGGTTGGGCGCCGCAGGAAAAGATATTGAACCACCCGTCTATAGCTTGTTTCATAAGTCACTGCGGTTGGAATTCTACTATTGAAGGTTTATATGGCGGTGTACCTTTCTTATGTTGGCCGTTTGCCGGTGATCAATTTGTTAACAAGTCATATATTTGTGATGTGTGGAAGGTTGGGCTTGAATTAGACAAGGATGAAAATGGGTTAATAACAAAGGGAGAGTTAAGGAAGAAGGTGGATCAGTTACTTGGAGatgaagaaattaaagaaagatCATTGAAACTAAAGGAATTGACCTTGGAAAATATAGTAGAAGGTGGTCAATCTTCAAATAATCTAAAAAACTTCATCAATTGGGCAAAGTAA
- the LOC123888628 gene encoding uncharacterized protein LOC123888628 isoform X1, with translation MIFCFVEFTEPKCALTAMDAPQGLIEKHEITCIEYLYRRGKEFRPRELRWQFAVTPPCLAMEVMKPFSPSFLWFKMYSLADPSGRKTTLVAMRNSIYLIPLGILAYDWGVTSGWFCLESTALALALAISAAAFSFYRDRTKERARRMFHASLLYLPVFGIYVKMTKISEIIGRKIDFQLRVRVINLWSTPDRANPREEGALHMIFLDKDVEKLDLITAAMGHALATEGGFCTRSARVIDHQVLIKLVLHHL, from the exons atgattttttgttttgtggaGTTTACTGAACCCAAATGTGCTCTCACCGCCATGGACGCTCCGCAAG GTTTGATTGAAAAACATGAAATAACATGTATAGAGTATTTATACCGGCGAGGAAAAGAGTTCCGACCGAGAGAGTTGCGGTGGCAGTTCGCGGTGACACCGCCGTGCTTGGCGATGGAGGTGATGAAGCCTTTTTCTCCTTCTTTCCTCTG GTTTAAGATGTACTCTCTTGCTGATCCATCTGGACGGAAAACAACATTGGTGGCCATGAGGAACTCCATATATCTAATCCCTTTGGGTATTTTGGCATATGATT GGGGCGTGACTTCTGGATGGTTTTGTCTCGAGTCCACTGCACTTGCACTTGCACTTGCAATAAGCGCCGCAGCGTTTTCATTTTATAGAGACCGTACTAAGGAAAGAGCTAGGAGAATGTTTCATGCGAGTCTTCTTTATCTCCCTGTTTTTG gaATATATGTGAAGATGACTAAGATTTCTGAGATTATTGGCcgaaaaattgattttcaattgAGAGTTCGAGTAATTAATCTCTGGTCTACACCAGATCGTGCTAATCCGAGAGAAGAAGGGGCTCTCCACATGATTTTCCTTGATAAAGAT GTTGAGAAATTAGATCTTATAACTGCTGCTATGGGACATGCATTGGCCACAGAAGGAGGATTCTGCACCAGAAGTGCGAGAGTTATAGATCATCAA GTTCTTATAAAATTGGTACTGCATCATCTGTAA
- the LOC123888628 gene encoding uncharacterized protein LOC123888628 isoform X2 yields the protein MIFCFVEFTEPKCALTAMDAPQGLIEKHEITCIEYLYRRGKEFRPRELRWQFAVTPPCLAMEVMKPFSPSFLWFKMYSLADPSGRKTTLVAMRNSIYLIPLGILAYDWGVTSGWFCLESTALALALAISAAAFSFYRDRTKERARRMFHASLLYLPVFGIYVKMTKISEIIGRKIDFQLRVRVINLWSTPDRANPREEGALHMIFLDKDVEKLDLITAAMGHALATEGGFCTRSARVIDHQVWFL from the exons atgattttttgttttgtggaGTTTACTGAACCCAAATGTGCTCTCACCGCCATGGACGCTCCGCAAG GTTTGATTGAAAAACATGAAATAACATGTATAGAGTATTTATACCGGCGAGGAAAAGAGTTCCGACCGAGAGAGTTGCGGTGGCAGTTCGCGGTGACACCGCCGTGCTTGGCGATGGAGGTGATGAAGCCTTTTTCTCCTTCTTTCCTCTG GTTTAAGATGTACTCTCTTGCTGATCCATCTGGACGGAAAACAACATTGGTGGCCATGAGGAACTCCATATATCTAATCCCTTTGGGTATTTTGGCATATGATT GGGGCGTGACTTCTGGATGGTTTTGTCTCGAGTCCACTGCACTTGCACTTGCACTTGCAATAAGCGCCGCAGCGTTTTCATTTTATAGAGACCGTACTAAGGAAAGAGCTAGGAGAATGTTTCATGCGAGTCTTCTTTATCTCCCTGTTTTTG gaATATATGTGAAGATGACTAAGATTTCTGAGATTATTGGCcgaaaaattgattttcaattgAGAGTTCGAGTAATTAATCTCTGGTCTACACCAGATCGTGCTAATCCGAGAGAAGAAGGGGCTCTCCACATGATTTTCCTTGATAAAGAT GTTGAGAAATTAGATCTTATAACTGCTGCTATGGGACATGCATTGGCCACAGAAGGAGGATTCTGCACCAGAAGTGCGAGAGTTATAGATCATCAAGTATG GTTCTTATAA